A genomic segment from Brassica oleracea var. oleracea cultivar TO1000 unplaced genomic scaffold, BOL UnpScaffold00890, whole genome shotgun sequence encodes:
- the LOC106320352 gene encoding uncharacterized protein LOC106320352, with product MKFCARISDLNLEEPNILLFDDHIADLERMKMTLLNGNGSKSLMNIVHVCNKDEVFAMLLKRTVHIDIMKESMDVRPLFSSLFRTLNVRQLEDCSLGIMSCNQL from the exons ATGAAGTTCTGTGCAAGGATCAGTGATCTCAATCTCGAGGAACCTAATATTCTACTCTTTGATGATCATATCGCCGACTTAGAGAGGATGAAGATGACTTTGCTCAATGGCAATGG ATCCAAGTCGCTGATGAACATTGTTCATGTATGTAACAAAGATGAAGTTTTCGCCATGCTCCTCAAACGAACAGTCCATATAGACATCATGAAAGAATCTATGGATGTTAGACCTCTCTTCAGTTCTCTATTTCGGACTCTTAACGTTCGTCAGCTTGAG GACTGTTCTTTGGGAATTATGTCTTGCAATCAGCTGTGA